One region of Salvia miltiorrhiza cultivar Shanhuang (shh) chromosome 3, IMPLAD_Smil_shh, whole genome shotgun sequence genomic DNA includes:
- the LOC131016695 gene encoding short-chain dehydrogenase TIC 32 B, chloroplastic: MFRLITGIAGASGFGSASTAEQVTQGIDATNLTAIITGGASGIGLETARVLAQRNAHVIIAARNMEAANEAKQAILQDYSKARVDILKLDLASLHSVKAFTHHFLTLNLPLNILINNAGIMFCPFQLSEDGIEMQFATNHLGHFYLTNLLLDKMKETAKTTGIEGRIVNLSSVAHLLTYREGIAFEQMNDKNKYDDKKAYGQSKLANILHANELSRRLQSEGVNITVNSVHPGLIMTNLFRYSGIFIKMLKLATYILWKNVPQGAATTCYVALHPNLKGVSGKYYVDCNEFKSGRLARDEALAKRLWDFSCDLVNKAARKV, encoded by the exons ATGTTTAGGTTGATCACAGGTATAGCGGGGGCTAGTGGGTTCGGATCAGCTTCGACGGCTGAACAGGTTACTCAAGGGATTGATGCTACAAATCTGACGGCCATTATCACAG GTGGTGCAAGTGGGATTGGTTTGGAAACTGCAAGAGTGTTAGCTCAGAGAAATGCACATGTTATTATTGCAGCAAGAAATATGGAAGCTGCAAATGAAGCAAAACAGGCTATTCTTCAAGATTACAGCAAAGCTAGAGTCGATATCCTTAAACTCGACCTAGCTTCCCTCCACTCAGTCAAGGCCTTCACTCATCACTTCCTTACTCTTAACCTTCCTCTCAACATCTTAAT AAACAATGCTGGTATCATGTTCTGCCCTTTTCAGCTCTCTGAAGATGGGATTGAGATGCAGTTTGCTACAAATCATCTTG GCCACTTCTACTTGACTAACCTACTCCTAGACAAGATGAAAGAAACAGCGAAAACCACGGGCATCGAGGGCAGAATTGTCAATCTGTCATCGGTAGCACATCTACTCACCTATCGAGAAGGGATTGCATTCGAACAGATGAATGATAAAAACAA ATACGACGACAAGAAAGCATATGGGCAATCCAAACTAGCCAACATATTGCACGCAAATGAGCTCTCTAGGCGCCTGCAG AGTGAAGGAGTGAATATTACAGTAAATTCAGTGCATCCTGGGCTGATCATGACCAATCTGTTCAGATATTCTGGGATTTTTATCA AAATGTTGAAGCTGGCCACTTACATTCTATGGAAAAATGTTCCTCAG GGCGCAGCCACGACGTGCTATGTAGCGCTCCACCCCAACCTTAAAGGAGTGTCGGGGAAGTACTACGTGGACTGCAACGAGTTCAAGTCGGGCAGACTTGCTAGAGACGAGGCTTTGGCAAAGAGACTATGGGATTTCAGTTGCGACTTAGTTAATAAGGCAGCTCGAAAAGTCTGA